TTCGACGGCGGAGCACCCACACTCACCGCCCTCCTGGGCGGTCAGGTCGACGTCGCCTCGATCCAACTCGGTGAGGCCCAGCCCCAGATCGAGGCGGGGAAGATCACCCCCCTCGTCACCTTCGCGGAGAAGCGGCCCACGTACATGGCCGACATCCCCACCGCGGTCGAGGCCGGCTACGACGTCCCGGTGCAGCAGTCGCGTGCCGTCGTCGCCCCGAAGGGCACTCCCAAGAAGGTCGTCGACCGGCTGCGGACGGCGTTCCGCAAGGCGTTCGAGGACAAGAAGTACCAGGACTTCAACACGCAGCGACTCCTCACACCCAGCGAGGTCGAGGGCGCCGAGTTGGTCAAGCAGTGGACCGGTTCGCTGGAGAAGTACCGGGCCCTCGTCGACGAGTACCAGATCGACATGAGCGGGAACGGATGACCATGTCCACCGAGAACCCGTCGACCGTCGACGACCCCTCCGACGACACCCGGCCGCCGCCCGCGGGCCCGGTGACCAACCTCGTCACGGCCGCGGTCGTCGTGGTTCTCGGTGGCGCGGCGCTCGCCGGGGCACTGAGCCTGGGCACAGGCAGCCCCTCGAAACCCGGACCCGGCACCTGGCCGGCCCTGGTGAGCACGGCACTGATCGTTCTCGGCGTGCTCCTGGCCGCCGCTGCCCGGCGCACGGACGACGCCGAGCGGTTCACCCGCACCAGCCTCCTGGTGATCGTGGCGGTCGGGACCATGGTGGCCTACGTCGCGGTCATCGGCGTGATCGGCTTCGAGATCCCCACCGCCCTCCTGGCCTTCTTCTGGCTACGGATCCTGGGCCGGGAGAGCCTGCGGACCTCCATCGTCGTCAGCCTCGGCGCCACCTGCGTGTTCTACGCCCTGTTCGTCGGCGCGCTGAAGGTCACCATCCCGCACCTGTTCTGACCGCACACCACCACACCTCGGGGAGGATGGTTGGACGTGTCCCCCGTGCTCGACGGCTTCGGCGTCGTCCTCGAGCCGACCAACCTGTTGTACTGCCTTGTCGGTGTCGTCATCGGCATGCTGATCGGTGTCCTGCCCGGTCTGGGACCGGCCGCCACCATAGCCATTCTGCTTCCGATCACCCTGGGCCTCGAACCCGTCACCGCGATCATCATGCTGGCGGGCATCTTCTACGGAGCCCAGTACGGCGGCACCATCACCTCCGTACTGCTGCGCCTGCCCGGTGAAGCATCCTCCGTCGTCACCGTCTTCGACGGCCACGCCCTCGCCCGCCAGGGCAAGGCCGGCACCGCCCTGGGCATCGCCGCCATCGGCTCCTTCGTCGGCGGCACCCTCGCCATCGTCGCCCTCAGCCTGGTCGCCCCCCTGGTCGCCGAATTCGCCCTGGACTTCGGCCCACCCGAATACACGATGCTGGCGCTGCTCGGCATCCTGCTGGTGGCCGCCGTCTCGGGCGGCGGCATGCTCAAAGCCCTCATCGCCGCCGCCCTCGGCCTGCTGCTCGCCACCGTCGGCCGAGACGGCTTCACCAGCGCCGAACGGTTCACCTTCGACAGCCTGTCGCTCGCGGACGGCCTGGACTTCGTCCCCATCGCCATGGGCCTCTTCGGCCTGGGCGAGATCCTCCACACCCTGGAAGAACGCCACCGCGCAGCTCACGCACCCACCGAGGTCGCCAACGTCTGGCCCAGCCGCGCCGACCTGCGCCAGTCCTCCGGCGCGATCGGCAGAGGCGGCGTCATCGGCTTCGTCCTCGGCATTCTCCCCGGTGGCGGCGCGGTCCTCGCCTCGCTCGCCGCCTACGCCCTGGAAAAACGCCGATCACGCACCCCGGAGCGCTTCGGCCGCGGCGCCGTCGAAGGTGTCGCCGCACCCGAGACCGCCAACAACGCGGCCGCCACGTCCTCGTTCATCCCGCTGCTGTCCCTCGGCATACCCGCCAACGCCACCATGGCGGTCATCTTCGGTGCCCTCCTGATCCAGGGCATCACCCCTGGCCCTCAACTCGTCACCGAGAACCCCGAGTTGTTCTGGGGCGTGGTGAACTCGATGTACATCGGGAACATCCTTCTGCTCATCATGAGCATCCCGCTCGTAGGACTGTTCGTACGCATCCTGCGCGTACGCCCGACCGTCCTCGCCCCCCTCACCGTCCTCATCACCCTCATCGGCGCCTACACCGTCAACAACAGCGTCTTCGACATCGGACTCGTGGTCTTCTTCGGCGTGCTCGGATACCTCATGAAGAAGCTCGGATTCGACCCGGGCCCACTCGTCCTCGCCTTCGTCCTCGGATCACTCCTGGAAAGCTCACTGCGCCGCTCACTGCTGCTCTTCGAAGGCAACCCCGGCGGCTTCCTCACCCGCCCGATCTCGGGAACGCTGTTCGCGCTCCTCCTCGCCGTCGCACTGCTGCCGGTGGCCCGGGCGATCCGACGCAACCGCGGAACCGACCCCCGACGCAGCAAGGAACCGGTATGACCAGGTCAGCAGGCGATGTGAGGTGCCGTGCCCCTAGCCTCACAGGGGCACGGCACCGCGCCGATCAGATGTCCCGGAAGATCTCGATCTGCGCCCCCACCGTGTTGAGGCGTTCCGCGAGGTCCTCGTAGCCGCGGTTGATGACGTAGACGTTGCGGAGCACCGACGTGCCCTCGGCGGCCATCATCGCGAGGAGGACGACCACGGCGGGGCGCAGGGCGGGTGGGCACATCATCTCGGCCGCGCGCCAGCGGGTGGGGCCCTCGACCAACACCCGGTGCGGGTCGAGGAGTTGGAGGCGGCCGCCGAGGCGGTTGAGGTCGGTGAGGTAGATCGCCCGGTTGTCGTAGACCCAGTCGTGGATGAGGGTCTGGCCCTGCGCGGCGGCGGCGATGGCCGCGAAGAACGGGACGTTGTCGATGTTCAGGCCGGGGAACGGCATGGGGTGGATCTTGTCGATGGGGGCCTGGAGTTTCGAGGGGCGGACGGTGAGGTCCACCAGGCGGGTGCGGCCGTTGTCGGCGAAGTACTCCGCCGAGCGGTCGTGGTCGAGCCCCATCTCCTCCAGGACCGCCAGCTCGATCTCCAGGAACTCGATCGGCACCCGGCGCACGGTCAGTTCGGACTCGGTGACGACTGCCGCGGCGAGCAGGCTCATCGCCTCGACCGGGTCCTCGGAGGGCGAGTAGTCGACGTCCACGTCGATGTGCGGCACACCGTGCACGGTGAGCGTGGTGGTGCCGATGCCCTCCACCCGTACGCCGAGGGCCTCCAGAAAGAAGCAGAGGTCCTGGACCATGTAGTTGGACGAGGCGTTGCGGATGACGGTGACGCCGTCATGGCGGGCGGCGGCGAGCAGCGCGTTCTCGGTCACCGTGTCGCCGCGCTCGGTCAGCACGATCGGCCGGCCGGGGGTGACGGAGCGGTCCACCTCGGCGTGGTACAGCCCCTCGGTGGCCGTGATGTCGAGGCCGAACCGGCGCAGCGCGATCATGTGCGGCTCGATCGTCCGCGTCCCGAGGTCGCAACCGCCCGCGTACGGCAGCTTGAAGTGGTCCATGCGGTGCAGCAGTGGGCCGAGGAACATGATGATCGAGCGGGTGCGGCGCGCCGCCTCCGCGTCGATCGCGTCGAGGTCCACCTCGGCCGGCGGCGCGATCTCCAGGTCGACACCGCCGTTGATCCACCGGGTGCGGACGCCGATGGAGCCGAGCACCTCCAGAAGGCGGTACACCTCCTCGATACGGGCCACCCTGCGCAGCACTGTGCGCCCCTT
This genomic stretch from Streptomyces deccanensis harbors:
- a CDS encoding tripartite tricarboxylate transporter TctB family protein: MTMSTENPSTVDDPSDDTRPPPAGPVTNLVTAAVVVVLGGAALAGALSLGTGSPSKPGPGTWPALVSTALIVLGVLLAAAARRTDDAERFTRTSLLVIVAVGTMVAYVAVIGVIGFEIPTALLAFFWLRILGRESLRTSIVVSLGATCVFYALFVGALKVTIPHLF
- a CDS encoding helix-turn-helix domain-containing protein gives rise to the protein MADDYLERIGKLIRDARQHRGWTQSQLAEALGTSQSAVNRIERGNQNISLEMIARIGEALDSEIVSLGYAGPMHLRVVGGRRLSGAIDVKTSKNACVALLCASLLNKGRTVLRRVARIEEVYRLLEVLGSIGVRTRWINGGVDLEIAPPAEVDLDAIDAEAARRTRSIIMFLGPLLHRMDHFKLPYAGGCDLGTRTIEPHMIALRRFGLDITATEGLYHAEVDRSVTPGRPIVLTERGDTVTENALLAAARHDGVTVIRNASSNYMVQDLCFFLEALGVRVEGIGTTTLTVHGVPHIDVDVDYSPSEDPVEAMSLLAAAVVTESELTVRRVPIEFLEIELAVLEEMGLDHDRSAEYFADNGRTRLVDLTVRPSKLQAPIDKIHPMPFPGLNIDNVPFFAAIAAAAQGQTLIHDWVYDNRAIYLTDLNRLGGRLQLLDPHRVLVEGPTRWRAAEMMCPPALRPAVVVLLAMMAAEGTSVLRNVYVINRGYEDLAERLNTVGAQIEIFRDI
- a CDS encoding tripartite tricarboxylate transporter permease, with amino-acid sequence MSPVLDGFGVVLEPTNLLYCLVGVVIGMLIGVLPGLGPAATIAILLPITLGLEPVTAIIMLAGIFYGAQYGGTITSVLLRLPGEASSVVTVFDGHALARQGKAGTALGIAAIGSFVGGTLAIVALSLVAPLVAEFALDFGPPEYTMLALLGILLVAAVSGGGMLKALIAAALGLLLATVGRDGFTSAERFTFDSLSLADGLDFVPIAMGLFGLGEILHTLEERHRAAHAPTEVANVWPSRADLRQSSGAIGRGGVIGFVLGILPGGGAVLASLAAYALEKRRSRTPERFGRGAVEGVAAPETANNAAATSSFIPLLSLGIPANATMAVIFGALLIQGITPGPQLVTENPELFWGVVNSMYIGNILLLIMSIPLVGLFVRILRVRPTVLAPLTVLITLIGAYTVNNSVFDIGLVVFFGVLGYLMKKLGFDPGPLVLAFVLGSLLESSLRRSLLLFEGNPGGFLTRPISGTLFALLLAVALLPVARAIRRNRGTDPRRSKEPV